In one window of Lewinella sp. 4G2 DNA:
- a CDS encoding DUF305 domain-containing protein, giving the protein MKDHDQGMNPYIKFGLMMMTSFVIMYAIMYLNVDRFDHIYLAQTRTYMTILMIAPMAITMLLFMWGMYKDKRWNYAIIAAALLIGAGTYHILRQQTFVDDVAWMRAMIPHHSSAIMVSQKAHLEDPEAIELAKEIIEAQEREIARMKKIIYRLENDD; this is encoded by the coding sequence ATGAAAGACCACGACCAAGGCATGAATCCCTACATAAAATTCGGCCTGATGATGATGACCAGTTTCGTCATCATGTACGCCATTATGTACCTCAATGTCGACCGCTTCGACCACATTTACCTGGCTCAGACCCGGACCTACATGACCATCCTGATGATCGCCCCGATGGCGATCACGATGCTGCTTTTCATGTGGGGAATGTATAAAGACAAGCGGTGGAACTATGCGATTATCGCCGCCGCGCTGCTCATTGGTGCCGGCACCTATCACATTCTCCGGCAGCAGACTTTCGTTGATGACGTAGCGTGGATGCGGGCGATGATTCCGCACCATTCCTCGGCGATCATGGTAAGCCAGAAAGCTCATTTGGAGGATCCCGAGGCTATTGAGCTGGCTAAGGAAATCATCGAGGCGCAGGAGCGGGAGATTGCGCGGATGAAGAAGATAATTTACCGGCTGGAGAACGATGACTAA
- a CDS encoding retropepsin-like aspartic protease, producing MNYRNILVYVVLLFPLSGCEQDKSPEIIAVEAVRNTSVELRPPPVELTSHLYIVATVNDSIDGVFLFDTGANDLILDRTFAMHHALDTLSTADRSFTYGAGEGKLAHEYLSEIQLKFDGREFTPEKVRMMALDSMLGDVLDHRIDGIIGYDLFKDFIAKIDFDEETFTLLNRLPEDFETYSRVQYKIAYRKPMVTVEAEIAADRVITANVLFDMGSADALALTHRKAKQEQLFSVVSDDDCSSSTSEGIGGSSSGCSLSISSLRIDKTLKVDSINVWLGKDQKGALGLHDMYDGVLGLETIRLFDLLFDPGQRSIYFRERLVEAPNTR from the coding sequence ATGAACTATCGGAATATCCTTGTTTACGTTGTTCTCTTGTTCCCGCTTAGCGGATGTGAGCAAGATAAATCACCCGAAATAATTGCCGTAGAAGCCGTCCGAAATACATCAGTTGAACTGCGACCTCCACCCGTTGAATTAACCTCTCACTTGTATATCGTTGCAACGGTAAATGATTCTATCGACGGTGTGTTTTTGTTTGACACTGGGGCGAATGATTTGATCCTTGATAGAACGTTTGCAATGCATCACGCGCTGGACACTCTGTCGACAGCTGATCGTTCTTTCACCTATGGCGCGGGTGAGGGTAAACTGGCTCACGAATATTTGAGTGAGATCCAGTTGAAGTTTGATGGAAGGGAATTCACACCCGAAAAGGTCAGAATGATGGCACTGGACTCAATGCTCGGTGATGTGCTTGATCATCGGATAGATGGGATCATCGGTTACGACTTATTCAAAGATTTCATCGCCAAAATTGATTTCGATGAAGAGACGTTCACTCTGTTGAATAGACTACCCGAAGATTTCGAAACTTATTCACGAGTACAGTACAAGATTGCTTACCGCAAACCGATGGTCACCGTAGAAGCTGAAATAGCGGCGGATCGGGTTATTACCGCTAACGTTCTCTTTGACATGGGGTCAGCGGATGCACTAGCACTCACTCACCGAAAAGCCAAACAAGAACAGCTTTTTTCAGTAGTCAGCGATGATGACTGCTCTTCATCGACTAGTGAGGGGATCGGAGGTAGCTCATCTGGATGCTCGCTGAGCATTAGTTCACTGCGGATTGATAAAACGCTTAAGGTGGATAGTATCAACGTCTGGTTGGGTAAAGATCAAAAGGGCGCCTTAGGACTACACGACATGTATGATGGTGTCCTGGGGTTGGAAACAATACGCTTGTTTGATTTACTTTTCGACCCGGGTCAACGATCAATTTATTTTCGTGAAAGATTAGTAGAGGCCCCAAATACCCGTTAG
- a CDS encoding DUF3703 domain-containing protein gives MTFYWKMPEGLQPHYQKELTDYRAAFATGNLSRAWEHLERAHILGQPWAVEHSAVHWYMLRFGFAIKSGKEIRGQILRLVFGGVKSFVGKVPTGNTGGANVPPLQPMEIPEDLQEMMAPFQTV, from the coding sequence ATGACTTTTTACTGGAAAATGCCTGAGGGTCTGCAGCCCCACTACCAAAAGGAACTTACTGACTACCGAGCCGCTTTTGCCACCGGTAATCTATCCCGGGCGTGGGAGCATCTTGAACGGGCTCACATTCTCGGTCAGCCCTGGGCTGTCGAGCACTCAGCGGTACACTGGTACATGCTTAGGTTTGGCTTCGCCATCAAAAGTGGGAAGGAGATTCGGGGGCAGATCCTGCGCTTAGTCTTTGGCGGCGTCAAATCCTTTGTCGGTAAAGTCCCAACGGGCAATACTGGAGGGGCTAACGTCCCTCCCTTGCAGCCGATGGAAATTCCGGAGGATTTACAAGAGATGATGGCGCCTTTTCAGACAGTATAA
- a CDS encoding heavy metal translocating P-type ATPase, protein MSKLQLDLPVLLPEVPGERDLCVTRLLSALNAEGGIEKAHLKDGTPPQVCIHYDPDQVALEKVKAIARRAGAEITERYRHLLLDVTGIRHQRHARQVGAQIGKAGGITEAVVSGAGVARVEYDTNLTDERAVLAAVRRTDIQIMGDAAAPPHADHDDHSGHDHGPGEHGKTKHSAGDGHNHDHGGIFGENTELYFAIGSGVFWLVGLILSFIGGVPELVSTVLYGIAILLGGYFILIEAFQTIRQGKFEIDFLMLVAAAGACALGEFQEAALLLFLFSIGHALENYAMGRARKSIAALSDLAPPTALVKRNGATTEVGVAELVVGDVIVVRPNSKIAADGVIVSGTSAVDQAPITGESVPVDKMPVADTEAEVDLDTLPAEHRAFAGTINGSSPLEIRVLKLAGDSTLSRLVTLVKEAETQQSPTQQLTDKFERYFVPAVIALAVLLLFAFLVIDEPFSASFYRSMAVLVAASPCALAISTPSAVLAGVARAARQGVLIKGGRPLEDLGGINALAFDKTGTLTEGRPRLTQVTPVGETTKSELLTVAVAVEELSDHPLAAAIVTGGKERLGSEASIPAAENLEALTARGVKATVKGKAVHIGNRRLFRELTGKEIPGDIDQRMAELESTGNTAMIVHQADRYLGIIAVMDVARPEAKATLAALKDVGIRKMVMLTGDHQKVADAVAADIGITDPLGGLLPEDKVAAIERLRTEEGMVAMIGDGVNDAPAMAKSTVGIAMGAAGSDVALETADVALMADRLDNLPFAIGLSRKAKSIIRQNLIMSLGMVVILIPLTLLGIAEIGPAVVAHEGSTLVVVGNALRLLAYKR, encoded by the coding sequence ATGAGTAAGCTACAACTAGACCTCCCCGTCCTCCTCCCCGAAGTCCCAGGCGAGCGTGATCTGTGCGTCACCCGCCTGCTGTCCGCCCTTAACGCCGAAGGCGGCATCGAAAAAGCCCATCTGAAGGACGGTACACCACCGCAGGTGTGTATCCACTACGATCCCGACCAGGTCGCATTGGAAAAAGTGAAAGCCATCGCTCGCCGCGCCGGAGCAGAGATCACCGAACGGTACCGGCATCTTTTACTGGACGTCACCGGCATCCGCCACCAGCGGCACGCCCGCCAGGTAGGCGCACAGATTGGGAAAGCCGGCGGAATTACCGAAGCTGTTGTCTCCGGAGCCGGCGTAGCCCGCGTCGAATACGATACTAACTTGACCGACGAGCGCGCCGTACTGGCCGCCGTCCGGAGGACGGACATTCAAATTATGGGAGATGCCGCCGCACCTCCACACGCTGACCACGATGACCACTCCGGTCATGATCACGGTCCCGGCGAACACGGAAAAACAAAACACAGTGCCGGCGATGGCCATAACCACGATCACGGCGGCATCTTTGGCGAGAATACCGAACTCTACTTCGCTATCGGTAGTGGTGTGTTTTGGCTCGTCGGGCTTATCCTCAGTTTTATCGGTGGGGTGCCCGAACTCGTCTCTACGGTTCTGTACGGCATAGCTATTCTTCTGGGTGGGTATTTCATCCTCATCGAGGCTTTTCAGACCATCCGTCAGGGTAAGTTTGAAATCGACTTCCTGATGTTGGTGGCCGCCGCCGGTGCCTGCGCCCTAGGGGAATTCCAGGAGGCAGCCCTTTTACTTTTCCTCTTCAGCATCGGCCACGCCCTGGAGAACTACGCCATGGGCCGCGCCCGAAAATCCATTGCTGCCTTGTCGGACTTGGCTCCACCCACCGCCCTGGTCAAACGCAACGGTGCCACTACTGAGGTAGGCGTAGCCGAGCTGGTGGTGGGTGACGTCATCGTCGTTCGTCCTAATTCTAAAATCGCCGCCGACGGTGTGATCGTCAGCGGTACCTCGGCCGTCGATCAGGCCCCAATCACGGGGGAGAGCGTACCCGTGGACAAAATGCCCGTAGCGGATACGGAAGCCGAGGTCGACCTCGACACCTTACCCGCGGAACACCGCGCCTTCGCCGGTACCATTAACGGTAGCTCCCCGCTGGAGATTCGCGTGCTTAAGCTGGCCGGTGACAGTACCCTTTCCCGCCTCGTCACCCTCGTGAAGGAAGCGGAAACCCAGCAGTCCCCCACTCAGCAGCTGACCGATAAGTTCGAGCGTTACTTCGTCCCCGCCGTCATCGCCCTGGCGGTACTCTTACTGTTCGCCTTCCTGGTGATCGACGAACCCTTCTCCGCCAGCTTCTACCGTTCCATGGCCGTCCTGGTTGCGGCCTCCCCCTGCGCGCTGGCCATCTCTACCCCCTCTGCCGTACTGGCCGGCGTCGCCCGCGCCGCGCGGCAGGGCGTACTCATCAAGGGCGGTCGTCCGCTCGAAGATCTCGGCGGCATCAACGCCCTCGCCTTCGACAAAACCGGTACCCTCACCGAGGGCAGACCTCGCCTCACCCAGGTAACGCCCGTCGGCGAAACCACGAAATCCGAACTGCTCACCGTCGCCGTTGCCGTCGAGGAACTCAGCGACCACCCCCTGGCCGCTGCCATCGTCACCGGTGGTAAAGAACGTTTAGGTTCCGAAGCCTCCATCCCCGCCGCTGAGAACCTGGAAGCCCTGACCGCCCGCGGCGTGAAGGCTACGGTGAAAGGGAAGGCGGTTCACATTGGTAATCGTCGCTTGTTCCGCGAACTCACCGGTAAGGAAATTCCCGGAGACATCGATCAGCGAATGGCTGAACTGGAGTCCACTGGCAATACCGCCATGATCGTTCACCAAGCCGACCGTTACCTCGGTATCATCGCCGTCATGGACGTGGCCCGCCCCGAAGCCAAAGCCACCCTGGCCGCGCTCAAAGACGTCGGCATCCGCAAAATGGTCATGCTCACCGGCGACCACCAGAAAGTCGCCGACGCCGTAGCCGCCGACATTGGCATCACCGATCCCCTCGGCGGCCTGCTACCCGAAGACAAGGTTGCCGCCATCGAGCGCCTCCGCACCGAAGAAGGTATGGTCGCCATGATCGGCGACGGCGTAAACGATGCGCCCGCTATGGCCAAATCTACCGTCGGCATCGCCATGGGCGCCGCCGGCTCCGATGTCGCCCTCGAAACCGCCGACGTTGCTCTCATGGCCGACCGGCTCGATAACCTTCCCTTCGCCATCGGCCTCAGTAGAAAAGCCAAATCCATCATCCGCCAAAACCTAATCATGAGCCTGGGCATGGTAGTCATCCTTATTCCCTTGACGCTGCTGGGCATTGCCGAGATCGGGCCGGCTGTAGTCGCGCACGAAGGGTCTACGCTGGTAGTGGTGGGGAATGCGCTGCGGTTGTTGGCTTACAAACGCTGA
- a CDS encoding cation transporter, with protein sequence MNKSTFKVTAMDCSAEEQMIRMKLEPLSQVERLDFDLPARKLVVYHRNEAARLAKSLGELGLGESLLSTEAADLPLHNNEEDAQQKRILWWVLGINAAFFVVEMAFGLISGSMGLVADSLDMLADALVYALSLLVVGAAVARKKQIAGYSGYLQLGLAIMGFAEVIRRFLGYGEVPDFKVMIVVAALALIGNAVCLWLIQQTKRGEAHMEASYIFTSNDIIINFGVILSGVLVYLTATRWPDLIVGSIVFAIVLRGAFRILKLSK encoded by the coding sequence ATGAATAAATCCACTTTCAAAGTTACCGCCATGGATTGCTCCGCCGAGGAGCAAATGATACGTATGAAGTTAGAGCCGCTCTCCCAGGTAGAGCGGCTCGACTTCGACCTACCGGCGCGCAAGCTCGTCGTGTATCACCGCAACGAAGCTGCACGACTCGCAAAGTCACTCGGCGAACTGGGATTAGGGGAAAGTCTTCTTAGTACGGAAGCCGCCGACCTACCCCTCCACAATAATGAAGAGGACGCCCAGCAAAAACGCATCCTCTGGTGGGTACTCGGCATCAACGCCGCCTTCTTCGTCGTGGAGATGGCATTCGGACTGATCTCCGGATCCATGGGTCTCGTCGCCGACTCCCTCGATATGCTCGCCGATGCGCTCGTATACGCGCTCAGCCTCCTGGTTGTAGGCGCCGCCGTTGCCCGTAAAAAGCAGATCGCCGGTTATAGCGGCTACCTTCAGCTGGGGCTGGCCATCATGGGCTTTGCCGAAGTCATCCGCCGCTTTTTGGGCTACGGTGAGGTGCCTGACTTCAAGGTTATGATTGTAGTAGCTGCTTTGGCGCTGATCGGCAACGCCGTCTGTCTCTGGCTCATCCAGCAAACCAAGCGTGGTGAAGCCCATATGGAAGCCAGTTACATCTTCACCTCTAACGACATTATCATCAATTTCGGGGTCATTCTCTCCGGCGTCCTCGTCTATCTCACCGCTACTCGCTGGCCCGACCTGATCGTCGGTTCTATCGTCTTCGCCATCGTGCTGCGGGGTGCTTTCCGCATCCTTAAACTATCTAAATAA
- a CDS encoding efflux RND transporter periplasmic adaptor subunit, which translates to MKNPILTLLASLLLTLLCTCGPAHEHKEGDGHDNGASTVEMATKSPSVDHSSEDDDHTHGEDEHGDEGIHLTSEQIETMDIKFGDFTQMKVNGYLSATGTLGLPPNAYAAVSARAAGFIRNARNYVEGDYVKRGAVIAILENPEFIEHQRQYLEATAELVFLRQELDRQETLASAEAGILREVQRLRSQVAAKTANVKGLQQRLQYLGIKTDELTPDNITQRITLFSPRSGYITSISLHDGMYVEPSTELMEVIDEEHLHLELDVFERDIAQVEKGQRVTYQIPALGLQQYEAEVHVIGKEFNAENKTVRVHAHLKGDQPTFIRDLFAEARIWLTNQTVQALPEAAVLREGEGAYVFIAPVQRSNDEVEFEKLMVKPGATDNGYTAVELLNTLPKGMQIVTEGAYYVYAQSQAGELEHEH; encoded by the coding sequence ATGAAAAATCCCATTCTCACGCTCCTCGCCTCGCTCCTGTTAACCCTCCTTTGCACCTGCGGCCCCGCCCATGAACACAAAGAGGGCGACGGTCACGATAACGGCGCATCCACCGTAGAAATGGCGACAAAATCGCCTTCCGTTGACCATAGCAGTGAAGACGATGACCATACTCACGGTGAAGACGAACACGGCGACGAAGGCATCCACCTGACCTCCGAGCAGATCGAAACGATGGACATAAAATTCGGCGACTTCACCCAAATGAAAGTCAACGGTTACCTAAGCGCCACCGGTACCCTGGGCCTGCCGCCTAATGCTTACGCCGCCGTAAGCGCCCGCGCCGCCGGCTTCATCCGCAACGCCCGCAACTACGTCGAAGGTGACTACGTCAAGCGCGGAGCCGTCATCGCCATTCTCGAGAACCCCGAATTCATTGAACACCAACGGCAGTACCTCGAAGCCACCGCCGAACTAGTATTCCTACGGCAAGAACTTGACCGCCAGGAAACGCTCGCCAGTGCTGAGGCTGGTATTCTCCGCGAGGTCCAGCGGCTGCGTAGCCAGGTCGCCGCTAAAACCGCCAACGTCAAAGGGTTACAACAACGCCTTCAGTACCTCGGCATTAAAACCGATGAACTCACCCCCGACAACATCACCCAGCGGATCACCCTTTTCTCGCCCCGCTCCGGCTACATCACCTCGATCAGTCTCCACGACGGCATGTACGTTGAACCCAGCACCGAGTTAATGGAAGTCATCGACGAGGAGCACCTCCACCTCGAACTGGATGTATTCGAACGCGACATCGCTCAAGTTGAAAAAGGACAGCGGGTCACCTACCAAATCCCTGCTCTGGGCTTACAACAATACGAAGCCGAGGTCCACGTCATCGGCAAGGAGTTTAACGCCGAGAACAAGACCGTCCGCGTACACGCTCACCTGAAGGGCGATCAGCCCACCTTTATCCGCGATCTGTTCGCCGAGGCCCGCATCTGGTTGACGAATCAAACCGTCCAGGCACTTCCCGAAGCGGCCGTCTTACGCGAAGGGGAAGGCGCTTACGTATTCATCGCCCCCGTTCAGCGCTCCAACGATGAAGTGGAATTTGAAAAACTAATGGTCAAACCTGGCGCAACCGACAACGGGTACACTGCCGTAGAATTACTCAACACACTGCCCAAAGGAATGCAAATAGTCACTGAAGGAGCTTACTACGTCTACGCCCAAAGTCAGGCGGGAGAACTCGAACACGAACACTAG
- a CDS encoding CusA/CzcA family heavy metal efflux RND transporter has protein sequence MFDKLIAYSVRNKLVVGLFVLALIVWGVFSLRQIPIDAVPDITNNQVQVITSSPTLATQEVEQFITTPVELALQNLQDLVEIRSISRFGLSVVTVVFEESTDIYLARQLVSEHLKEAEENIAEGLGTPTMSPISTGLGEIYQYVVRPEEGYEDRYSATELRSIQDWIVSRQLSGIEGVVEINTMGGYLKQYEVAVNPDLLKSVGISINDVFTALENSNENTGGAYIEKNPRTYYIRTNGIVGSLEDVRKIVVDVRAGRPILVQDVATVQFGKAPRYGALVRNGEEAVGGRVMMLKGANSAAVTERVKARVEQVQKSLPEGVVIEPYLVRDKLVSTAIGTVQTNLIEGGLIVIFILILLLGNWRAGLIVASVIPLAMLFAISMMNLLGISANLMSLGAIDFGLIVDGAVIIVESIVHRLTHKFGGQQLTQAQMNDEVTTSSVKIRGSAAFGEIIILMVYIPILALVGIEGKMFRPMAQTVMLAIAGALILSLTYVPMMSALFLSKKVSNKTTIADRIIGFFQRLYQPVLRAALRFKTAFVLATVVLFAASLWVFSRMGGEFIPTLEEGDLAMQQILPPGTSLAQSVEMTKMVQKKLLADFPEIEEVVTNIGAAEIPTDPMPVEIGDYTLVMKPKDEWTTADNRQDMFERIEKSLKVFPGLGLEFSQPIQLRFNELMTGAKADIAIKLYGEDLDLAYQKAKEAEAIIAGIPGAGTVNVEQTVGMPQILIDFNYPKMAQYGLQVKDVNRVVSAAFAGASAGTVYEGERRFDLTVRLQENFRTDIDDVANLYIPLPGGAQIPLREVANVDLVDAPMQISRENTNRRIVIGVNVGDTDVETLVSDIRQALDANVELPPGYYFTYGGQFENLQAASARLSIAVPAALALIFILLFFTFGSFSQAALIFVAIPLSAIGGILALELRGMPFSISAGIGFIALFGVAVLNGIVLIGYFNQLKQEGWNDVRARILEGTKVRLRPVIMTAAVASLGFLPMALSNSGGAEVQRPLATVVIGGLITATFLTLIILPILYSWLEKWQDRRTAPGIAAPLLLLPFLFFSFGARAQVQGLSLQEAVEVAVSNNPAVRAADQRVDKSRSLQNLKYQPGLTDVSYQGDGLFRENGQRVNMLSVVQEFPHPATVRAANAAQDAVVAGNTVRGQLTRAELTFRVRRTYYELQQREALLRLYDRLVSIHEEYLRVATVRVEAGAANRLESLNLRASLTEYQSLAERTRIEVAALQRQLGGLLATDRPVTAADTLSLVPNLPIADTMLTGLSVALAETEVATARAEISGLEARLKPGFRLGYAAQQYFEGGYLHGLEAGVTLPLFNQTTKRRIEAQRLGVTIAETQLSAERLRFENEVLATRAEVTQTSATAEYYAEQLAAVNPEIIRISRLNYQAGEITYLELLSALRLVGTNSRAHLAAVRDHNLAVARLRYLLNQ, from the coding sequence ATGTTTGACAAGCTTATCGCTTATTCCGTCCGGAATAAGTTGGTGGTCGGTTTATTCGTCCTGGCGCTCATCGTCTGGGGTGTATTCTCCCTCCGCCAAATTCCCATCGATGCCGTTCCCGACATCACCAACAACCAGGTGCAGGTAATCACCTCCTCCCCCACCCTGGCCACCCAGGAGGTGGAACAATTCATCACCACCCCCGTCGAGTTGGCGCTGCAGAACTTGCAGGACCTCGTCGAAATCCGCTCCATATCCCGCTTCGGCCTCTCGGTCGTCACCGTCGTGTTCGAGGAGAGCACCGATATCTACCTCGCCCGCCAGCTGGTCAGCGAACACCTCAAAGAAGCGGAGGAGAACATCGCCGAGGGGCTGGGTACGCCGACCATGTCCCCCATCTCCACCGGTCTTGGTGAGATCTATCAGTACGTCGTCCGGCCCGAAGAAGGCTATGAAGACCGGTACTCCGCCACCGAGCTCCGCAGCATCCAGGACTGGATCGTCAGCCGACAACTCTCCGGCATCGAAGGCGTCGTGGAGATCAATACCATGGGCGGTTACCTGAAACAGTACGAAGTTGCTGTAAACCCAGACTTACTCAAATCAGTCGGGATCAGTATCAACGACGTGTTCACCGCCCTCGAAAACAGCAACGAGAATACCGGCGGTGCCTACATCGAGAAAAACCCTCGCACCTACTATATCCGCACCAACGGCATCGTCGGCAGCCTGGAAGATGTCCGCAAGATCGTCGTCGATGTTCGCGCCGGTCGCCCCATCCTGGTGCAGGATGTCGCCACCGTCCAGTTCGGGAAAGCCCCCCGCTACGGTGCGCTCGTCCGCAACGGGGAGGAAGCCGTCGGCGGTCGCGTCATGATGCTCAAAGGGGCCAATTCCGCTGCCGTCACCGAGCGGGTTAAAGCACGGGTAGAGCAGGTACAGAAGTCTTTGCCCGAAGGCGTGGTCATCGAGCCTTACCTCGTCCGCGACAAGCTGGTCTCCACCGCCATCGGCACCGTGCAGACCAACCTCATTGAGGGCGGACTCATCGTCATCTTTATCCTGATCCTTCTGCTGGGTAACTGGCGGGCCGGCCTCATCGTCGCCTCCGTCATTCCCCTGGCCATGCTCTTCGCCATCTCTATGATGAACCTGCTCGGCATCTCCGCCAACCTGATGAGTCTCGGAGCCATCGATTTCGGCCTCATCGTCGACGGGGCTGTCATCATCGTCGAATCCATCGTCCACCGCCTTACCCACAAGTTCGGTGGCCAGCAGCTTACCCAGGCGCAGATGAACGACGAGGTTACTACCTCCTCCGTTAAGATTCGTGGCTCCGCCGCCTTCGGCGAGATCATCATCCTGATGGTCTACATTCCCATTCTTGCCCTGGTTGGCATCGAAGGAAAAATGTTCCGCCCCATGGCCCAAACCGTTATGCTCGCCATCGCCGGAGCCCTCATCCTCTCCCTGACTTACGTACCGATGATGTCCGCCCTCTTCCTCAGCAAGAAGGTGAGCAACAAAACAACGATCGCCGATCGCATCATCGGCTTTTTCCAGCGGCTGTACCAGCCCGTTCTCCGCGCTGCGCTACGGTTCAAGACTGCGTTCGTACTGGCTACCGTTGTCCTCTTCGCCGCCAGTCTCTGGGTCTTCTCCCGCATGGGCGGCGAGTTCATCCCCACCCTCGAAGAAGGTGACCTGGCCATGCAACAGATCCTCCCGCCCGGCACCTCACTCGCCCAAAGCGTCGAGATGACTAAAATGGTCCAAAAAAAGCTGCTTGCCGATTTCCCTGAAATCGAAGAAGTCGTCACCAACATCGGTGCGGCCGAGATCCCGACCGATCCCATGCCCGTCGAGATCGGCGACTACACCCTCGTCATGAAACCAAAAGACGAATGGACCACGGCCGACAACCGTCAGGATATGTTTGAACGTATCGAGAAATCGCTGAAAGTCTTTCCTGGTCTGGGCCTTGAGTTCTCCCAACCTATCCAACTCCGCTTTAACGAACTGATGACCGGAGCCAAAGCCGACATCGCCATCAAACTCTACGGCGAAGATCTTGATCTCGCTTACCAGAAAGCAAAAGAAGCCGAAGCGATCATAGCCGGTATCCCCGGCGCCGGTACGGTCAACGTCGAACAGACGGTAGGTATGCCGCAGATCCTGATTGACTTCAACTACCCGAAGATGGCCCAGTACGGCCTCCAGGTCAAGGACGTTAACCGCGTAGTCAGCGCCGCCTTCGCCGGTGCCAGCGCCGGTACGGTTTACGAGGGCGAGCGTCGCTTCGACCTTACCGTCCGACTGCAGGAAAACTTCCGCACGGATATCGATGACGTCGCTAACCTGTACATCCCACTCCCCGGCGGAGCGCAAATCCCCCTGCGCGAAGTCGCCAACGTCGATCTCGTCGATGCCCCCATGCAGATCAGCCGCGAAAACACCAACCGCCGCATCGTCATCGGTGTCAACGTCGGGGACACCGACGTAGAAACACTGGTCAGCGACATACGGCAAGCCCTGGACGCTAATGTTGAGCTGCCACCCGGCTATTATTTCACCTACGGTGGCCAGTTTGAGAACCTCCAGGCGGCCTCGGCCCGTCTTTCGATCGCCGTACCCGCTGCCCTCGCACTCATCTTCATTTTGTTGTTTTTCACCTTTGGTAGCTTTTCCCAGGCCGCTCTGATCTTCGTCGCCATCCCGCTATCCGCCATCGGCGGCATCCTGGCCCTCGAACTCCGCGGAATGCCCTTCAGCATCTCCGCCGGCATCGGTTTCATTGCCCTTTTCGGCGTGGCGGTCCTCAACGGAATCGTCCTCATCGGCTATTTCAATCAGCTTAAGCAGGAGGGTTGGAACGACGTCCGCGCCCGCATCCTGGAAGGCACCAAGGTGCGGTTGCGCCCCGTCATCATGACCGCCGCCGTGGCGTCCCTCGGCTTCCTTCCTATGGCGCTGTCCAACTCCGGTGGGGCCGAGGTGCAGCGGCCACTGGCTACCGTCGTTATCGGCGGACTGATCACGGCCACCTTCCTCACGCTCATCATCTTGCCTATTCTCTACAGCTGGCTCGAAAAATGGCAGGACCGCAGAACAGCGCCCGGCATCGCCGCACCCCTACTTCTTCTCCCCTTCCTCTTCTTCTCTTTTGGGGCGCGGGCGCAGGTGCAAGGGTTGAGTTTGCAAGAAGCGGTGGAGGTTGCTGTCAGCAACAACCCCGCCGTCCGGGCGGCGGATCAGCGGGTAGACAAAAGTCGTTCCCTACAAAACCTGAAGTACCAACCCGGGCTCACCGATGTCAGCTACCAGGGCGACGGTCTGTTCCGCGAAAACGGCCAGCGCGTCAACATGCTCTCCGTCGTCCAGGAGTTCCCCCACCCCGCAACGGTCCGGGCCGCAAACGCCGCGCAGGATGCCGTAGTAGCCGGCAATACCGTCCGTGGCCAACTCACCCGCGCCGAGCTGACCTTCCGGGTGCGCCGGACCTACTATGAGTTACAGCAGCGCGAAGCACTGTTACGTCTTTACGATCGGCTCGTCAGTATTCACGAGGAGTACCTGCGCGTCGCCACCGTCCGCGTCGAGGCGGGGGCCGCTAACCGGTTAGAGTCCCTGAATCTGCGGGCGTCGCTGACGGAGTATCAGTCGCTGGCCGAGCGGACGCGCATCGAGGTAGCCGCGCTGCAAAGACAACTGGGCGGTTTGTTAGCAACGGACCGACCGGTTACCGCCGCCGACACGCTGTCGCTCGTCCCTAATCTACCAATCGCCGACACCATGCTTACCGGACTTTCCGTAGCCTTGGCGGAGACCGAGGTGGCTACCGCCCGCGCCGAAATCTCCGGACTGGAAGCCCGCTTAAAACCTGGTTTCCGCCTGGGCTACGCCGCCCAGCAATACTTCGAGGGCGGTTACCTCCACGGACTGGAAGCAGGTGTAACACTGCCGCTGTTCAATCAGACGACGAAACGACGGATCGAGGCGCAGCGCCTCGGCGTCACCATCGCCGAAACTCAGCTAAGCGCCGAACGGCTACGCTTCGAAAATGAGGTCCTGGCTACCCGGGCCGAGGTAACCCAGACCAGCGCCACGGCGGAGTACTACGCCGAGCAACTGGCCGCCGTTAATCCCGAGATCATCCGCATTTCGCGACTGAATTATCAGGCCGGTGAGATTACGTACCTGGAACTGCTCAGTGCCCTCCGCTTAGTTGGTACCAATAGCCGCGCGCACCTCGCCGCGGTGCGCGACCACAACCTCGCCGTCGCCCGCCTGCGCTACCTCCTCAACCAATAA